The following are encoded together in the Nymphaea colorata isolate Beijing-Zhang1983 chromosome 14, ASM883128v2, whole genome shotgun sequence genome:
- the LOC116267416 gene encoding LOW QUALITY PROTEIN: leucine-rich repeat extensin-like protein 3 (The sequence of the model RefSeq protein was modified relative to this genomic sequence to represent the inferred CDS: deleted 2 bases in 1 codon) — protein MQALGCCLLLFLLCTTFTLPTSTALSNADAHSIARRQLLHFGEHDGDIPDDYEITVNITVTITNTRLRRAYVAFKAWKSAIYSDPYNITSSWNGPDVCAYNGVFCAPALDDPLVSTVAGVDINSGDIAGYLPPELGLLSDVAVFHINSNRFCGIIPKSFGRLTLLHEIDISNNRFVGKFPRVLLTIPNLKYLDIRFNDFEGPIPPELFEKDLDAIFLNDNRFRFNIPENLGDSPASVVVIANNQLGGCIPRSIGKMAGLNEIVLLNSGLSGCLPQEISLLKNVTVFHVGSNSLSGLPTPISGLAAVEQLDVSGNALTGFIPANICTLPALKNFTFSTNYFNGEAIECLIRRKDVEVNDGDNCIPNRPKQKGKDVCAAVVNKPVDCGKSKCGSSATPTPVPVTPTPKASPVPRPPFVGVTPPPPPHSEASPVVMIHPPPPPSPQKRAHPPPPPPKPVVIKSRPSPPDQSPPQPPSSSPVYLPPPPPHEEASPVVRAHPPPPPPTYSPPPPVISSPPPTYSPPPPVSSSRPPTYSPPPPVSSSPPPTYSPPPPVSSSPPPVYSSPPPPVHSPPPPTSPRPPVHSQPPSSPQPPAHSQPPTSPPPLAHSPAPTVQSPAPAPQVPPVHSPSPTPSVTPTVQSPAPEPQVSPDHSHSSPPSVTPAQSPRSPVPVNSPPPPVHSPPPPPVLSPPPPPVHSPPPPPVHSPPPPSPPPPVNSPPPPSPPPPVHSPPPPSPPPPVHSPPPPPPVRSPPPPSPPPVYSPPPPVYSPPPPSPPPPVHSPPPPSPPPPVRSPPPPPAQSPPPPPPPAYSPPPPPEVVLPPTLGFSYASPPPPQFPGY, from the exons ATGCAGGCCCTCGGCTGCTGCCTGCTCCTTTTCCTCCTCTGCACCACATTCACATTGCCAACTTCGACAGCCCTTTCCAACGCCGATGCTCATTCCATTGCCCGCCGGCAGCTCCTTCACTTTGGAGAGCATGACGGCGACATCCCCGATGACTACGAGATCACCGTCAATATCACCGTCACCATAACCAACACCCGCCTCCGCCGGGCCTACGTCGCCTTCAAGGCATGGAAAAGTGCCATATACTCCGACCCCTACAACATAACAAGCTCATGGAATGGACCTGATGTTTGTGCTTACAATGGAGTCTTCTGTGCCCCGGCATTGGATGACCCACTTGTCAGCACGGTGGCCGGTGTTGACATCAACAGCGGCGATATTGCCGGCTACCTTCCCCCGGAGCTTGGCCTGCTCTCGGATGTTGCCGTCTTCCATATCAATTCTAACCGCTTTTGTGGCATCATCCCCAAGTCTTTCGGCCGGTTGACGCTCCTACATGAAATCGACATCAGCAACAACCGGTTCGTCGGAAAATTCCCCAGGGTGTTATTGACCATTCCGAATCTCAAGTATCTGGATATCCGATTCAATGATTTCGAGGGTCCCATTCCGCCGGAGCTTTTCGAGAAGGATTTGGATGCGATCTTCCTTAACGACAATCGATTCCGTTTCAACATCCCGGAAAATCTCGGAGATTCCCCGGCTTCGGTTGTGGTTATTGCAAACAACCAATTGGGTGGTTGCATTCCCAGAAGCATTGGGAAGATGGCAGGGCTGAACGAGATCGTACTGCTGAACAGTGGCCTCTCCGGATGCCTGCCTCAAGAGATAAGCTTGCTGAAGAATGTGACTGTGTTCCACGTGGGCTCCAACTCCCTGTCCGGCTTGCCGACCCCGATTTCCGGCTTGGCCGCTGTCGAACAGCTCGACGTTTCTGGCAATGCACTTACCGGCTTTATTCCGGCGAACATCTGCACGTTGCCGGCATTGAAGAACTTTACATTCTCCACCAACTACTTCAATGGGGAGGCGATAGAATGTTTGATAAGGAGAAAGGATGTGGAGGTGAATGACGGAGACAACTGCATCCCCAATCGGCCCAAGCAGAAGGGCAAGGATGTATGTGCAGCGGTGGTGAACAAGCCTGTGGATTGCGGCAAGTCCAAGTGCGGCTCGTCCGCCACTCCAACCCCTGTACCTGTGACCCCCACACCAAAGGCGAGTCCAGTACCCAGGCCACCGTTTGTCGGTGTAACTCCTCCGCCGCCACCCCATAGCGAAGCCTCACCGGTGGTGATGATtcatccaccaccaccaccatcaccgcAGAAGAGAGCACAtccaccacctccaccaccaaAACCAGTAGTCATCAAGTCACGACCATCGCCGCCAGATCAGTCACCACCACAGCCACCATCATCATCGCCAGTCTACttgccaccaccaccgccacatGAAGAAGCATCGCCAGTTGTGAGGGCTCATCCTCCGCCGCCACCACCGACCTATTCACCACCACCCCCCGTAATCTCTTCGCCCCCACCGACCTATTCACCACCACCCCCCGTAAGCTCTTCGCGACCACCGACCTATTCACCACCACCCCCCGTAAGCTCTTCGCCACCACCAACCTATTCACCACCACCCCCCGTAAGCTCTTCGCCACCACCTGTCTActcatcaccaccaccaccagttcactctcctcctcctccaacaTCACCACGGCCACCAGTTCACTCTCAACCTCCATCATCGCCACAACCACCAGCTCACTCTCAACCTCCAACATCGCCACCACCACTTGCTCACTCTCCAGCGCCAACAGTCCAATCCCCTGCACCAGCACCACAAGTGCCGCCAGTTCACTCCCCTTCGCCAACTCCGTCAGTGACGCCAACAGTCCAATCCCCTGCACCAGAACCACAAGTGTCGCCAGATCACTCCCATTCGTCACCACCGTCAGTAACGCCAGCCCAGTCTCCACGATCACCGGTTCCTGTAAATTCTCCCCCACCACCAGTTCactctcctccaccaccaccagtcctttcaccaccaccaccgccagtccactcaccaccaccaccgccagtccactcaccaccaccaccatccccACCTCCACCTGTCAACTCTCCCCCACCACCATCTCCACCGCCACCAGTCCATtccccaccaccaccatcccCACCCCCGCCCGTTCactctccaccaccaccaccaccagttCGTTCTCCACCACCTCCATCTCCG CCACCGGTCTACTCTCCACCGCCACCGGTCTactctccaccaccaccatcccCACCGCCGCCAGTCCACTCTCCACCACCCCCATCTCCACCACCTCCAGTCcgctctccaccaccaccacctgcCCAGTCACCTCCACCACCGCCACCTCCTGCCTATTCTCCGCCTCCACCACCAGAAGTGGTACTCCCACCAACCCTGGGTTTCAGCTATGCATCACCACCTCCTCCCCAATTTCCAGGCTACTGA